In Vitis riparia cultivar Riparia Gloire de Montpellier isolate 1030 chromosome 19, EGFV_Vit.rip_1.0, whole genome shotgun sequence, the following proteins share a genomic window:
- the LOC117909639 gene encoding basic proline-rich protein-like: MRDNTFLEGGHQSMKELLAKYKGEVVMSPEAPKPDRPPGPLGSTPPPSRPAGSAPPPGPPGSAPPPSPAVIGPATDPPGSAPPPGPPGSAPPPSPVGSTPPPSPPGTTPPLSPAVSGPSTDPHGSAPPSGPPGGAPPRGSPGSPPLGLPPRPPRRTSAATPGNLMPRPHGRPLGFPHRRGGSGPSRLGLPLRPPHNPGGPGAPPPDLPPLPPAIHLPPPPRSPPYPIICMTTPLPTLCIGEKPPPYYPPKSTAPNSGGASSSGTKGESQGALSSETTGGSEGTSSSVTQSSSSEGGKGCFPIPKEPGCCIL, encoded by the exons ATGAGGGACAACACCTTTTTG GAGGGTGGACATCAAAGCATGAAGGAGCTACTGGCAAAGTATAAAGGGGAGGTGGTTATGAGCCCAGAAGCACCAAAACCAGACAGACCACCTGGTCCTCTTGGCAGTACACCACCACCTAGTCGTCCTGCTGGCAGCGCACCACCACCCGGTCCTCCTGGAAGCGCACCACCCCCTAGTCCTGCTGTCATCGGACCAGCAACGGATCCCCCTGGAAGTGCACCACCACCTGGTCCTCCTGGAAGTGCACCACCACCTAGTCCTGTTGGCAGCACACCACCACCCAGTCCTCCTGGAACCACACCGCCACTTAGTCCTGCTGTCAGCGGACCATCAACTGATCCCCATGGCAGCGCACCACCATCTGGTCCTCCTGGAGGCGCACCACCACGTGGTAGTCCCGGTTCACCACCACTTGGTCTTCCTCCAAGACCACCTCGCCGTACTAGTGCAGCAACACCCGGTAATCTTATGCCTAGACCACATGGTCGTCCACTTGGTTTTCCACATAGACGCGGTGGTTCTGGTCCCTCACGACTTGGTCTTCCGCTTAGACCACCCCATAATCCTGGTGGTCCTGGTGCACCACCACCAGATCTTCCGCCGCTACCTCCAGCTATTCATCTTCCCCCTCCGCCTAGATCTCCACCTTATCCTATTATTTGTATGACTACACCTCTACCAACACTATGCATTGGGGAAAAGCCACCACCATATTATCCACCAAAATCAACTGCACCAAACAGTGGCGGAGCATCAAGCTCAGGGACAAAAGGAGAGAGTCAAGGAGCATTAAGCTCAGAGACAACGGGAGGGAGTGAAGGAACATCAAGCTCTGTCACACAGAGTTCATCAAGCGAGGGAGGTAAAGGCTGCTTTCCCATTCCTAAGGAGCCGGGCTGCTGCATACTCTAG
- the LOC117909097 gene encoding formin-like protein 5 → MTWQEGRLQCRAELGQKYKGEEMISLETPTPGSPPSPPGSPPLDRPGSALPPSSPGSPPPLDHPGSAPPPSSPGSPPLLDHPVSPPPLDHPVSPPPPSFPGRAPPPGRPRIASPPDSPGAPAPYLPPRPPRRPGAPTLSLLPGPPRRLDSPPTSLQPRPPARPGAPPYDLPPRPLALACASPPGLLPRPPARRPCHPPISPPFHIRPCHPPRSPPVHIVRMSKPPPRPYTGGKPPPYYPPKSTTPNRGPASSSGTKGGSRGASIPETKGRSQGASSPETKLGNRGVSSSETKGGSHGASISGTQDSSSKGGKTNETENRQIPAQRNWELKPYPASALPADPPEKQRCLSVSKKCGCCIL, encoded by the coding sequence ATGACATGGCAGGAGGGTCGACTTCAGTGCCGGGCGGAACTAGGGCAAAAGTACAAAGGGGAGGAGATGATAAGTTTAGAAACACCAACGCCAGGCTCACCGCCCAGTCCTCCGGGTAGCCCACCACTAGATCGTCCAGGAAGCGCACTACCACCTAGTTCTCCTGGCAGCCCACCACCACTAGATCATCCTGGAAGCGCACCACCACCTAGTTCTCCTGGCAGCCCACCACTACTAGATCATCCTGTAAGCCCACCACCACTAGATCATCCTGTAAGCCCACCACCACCTAGTTTTCCTGGCAGAGCACCACCACCTGGTCGTCCTCGAATTGCATCACCACCTGATTCTCCTGGCGCACCGGCGCCTTATCTTCCGCCTAGGCCACCTCGTCGTCCTGGTGCACCAACACTCAGTCTCCTGCCTGGACCACCTCGTCGTCTTGATTCACCACCAACTAGTCTTCAGCCTAGACCACCAGCTCGTCCTGGTGCACCACCATATGATCTTCCGCCTAGACCACTAGCTCTAGCTTGTGCATCACCACCTGGGCTTCTGCCTAGACCTCCAGCTCGTCGTCCTTGTCATCCGCCCATATCTCCACCTTTTCATATTCGTCCTTGTCATCCGCCTAGATCTCCACCTGTTCATATTGTTCGTATGTCTAAACCTCCACCTAGACCATACACTGGGGGAAAGCCACCACCATATTATCCACCAAAATCAACTACACCGAATAGGGGGCCAGCATCAAGCTCAGGGACAAAGGGAGGGAGTCGAGGAGCATCAATCCCAGAGACAAAGGGAAGGAGTCAAGGAGCATCAAGCCCAGAGACAAAGTTAGGGAATCGAGGAGTATCAAGCTCAGAGACTAAGGGAGGGAGTCATGGAGCATCAATCTCAGGCACACAAGATTCATCAAGCAAGGGAGGTAAAACCAATGAAACAGAAAATAGACAAATTCCCGCTCAAAGGAATTGGGAGCTTAAGCCTTATCCTGCAAGTGCTTTGCCGGCGGACCCTCCAGAAAAACAACGATGCCTTTCTGTTTCTAAAAAGTGCGGCTGCTGCATACTCTAG
- the LOC117908659 gene encoding formin-like protein 16 yields the protein MFFHFFVQRKLDDIVNKNLKPFAICCLKNIASRMRNTTSLMEPKVGTCIRQKWPVQDNLSVADMKLIMFKPALLLEPSPSPPGSAPPTDPPGSAVPPPGSTGATPPTGPPGSEPSPSPPGSAPPTDPPGSAAPPPGSPGAHHQPVLLAVNHHLVPLAAHYHLVFLLATSYSWCTIIWPSA from the exons atgtTCTTTCACTTCTTTGTACAGAGAAAGCTGGACGATATTGTGAATAAAAATCTCAAACCTTTCGCTATCTGCTGTCTGAAAAATATTGCGTCAAGGATGAGGAACACCACCTCCTTG ATGGAACCCAAAGTCGGAACTTGCATAAGACAGAAATGGCCAGTTCAAGATAATTTAAGCG TGGCAGATATGAAGTTAATTATGTTCAAGCCAGCACTACTTCTTGAGCCATCACCAAGTCCTCCTGGAAGTGCACCACCAACTGATCCTCCTGGCAGCGCAGTACCACCACCTGGCAGTACCGGTGCGACACCACCAACCGGTCCTCCTGGCAGTGAGCCCTCACCAAGTCCTCCTGGAAGTGCACCACCAACTGATCCTCCTGGCAGCGCAGCACCACCACCTGGCAGTCCCGGTGCGCACCACCAACCGGTCCTCCTGGCAGTGAACCACCACCTAGTTCCCCTGGCAGCGCACTACCACCTGGTCTTCCTCCTAGCCACCTCGTACTCCTGGTGCACCATCATCTGGCCCTCTGCCTAG